One region of Haloprofundus salilacus genomic DNA includes:
- a CDS encoding NUDIX hydrolase, whose translation MDDRIGPNVPDAPRERQTIRLTEERLASFREWAVDGTALTAAARVRDADGRTAFVKNRWSRGWVLPGGAVESGESPVEAARREVREETGLDATIEGELVVVEQRYTTESDETAFTAQYVVYAASADGEIPEPEQLGAKSDEITAARWFEATPERLHDGDLLDPYL comes from the coding sequence ATGGATGACCGAATCGGCCCGAACGTCCCGGACGCGCCTCGCGAGCGGCAGACGATACGGCTCACCGAAGAGAGACTGGCGTCGTTTCGCGAGTGGGCGGTAGACGGAACGGCGCTCACCGCGGCGGCGCGGGTGCGCGACGCTGACGGTCGCACCGCGTTCGTGAAGAACCGATGGTCCCGCGGATGGGTTCTCCCCGGTGGTGCGGTCGAATCCGGCGAGTCGCCGGTCGAAGCCGCCCGACGCGAGGTCCGCGAGGAGACGGGGCTGGACGCGACCATCGAGGGCGAGCTCGTCGTCGTCGAGCAGCGGTACACCACCGAGAGCGACGAAACGGCGTTCACCGCGCAGTACGTCGTGTACGCGGCCTCCGCCGACGGCGAGATTCCGGAGCCGGAGCAGTTGGGCGCGAAGTCCGACGAGATAACGGCGGCGCGGTGGTTCGAGGCGACACCGGAGCGCCTCCACGACGGCGACCTGCTCGATCCGTACCTGTAA
- a CDS encoding type 1 glutamine amidotransferase: protein MILVLANEVDPEAEYFVHELAGYLPDVVVHDYARDGGPRTVAGFDELDGVDDASAVDGVVLSGSTAGVYESDAYPWMDDQRALVRELVDEKIPTLGVCFGHQLVNDALGGTVEHRGLTTKLVSLELADDPLFAGVNGTVPMVHGDVVVDAGAGMDPIASADYYPLVATRHREAPLWTTQFHPEFTEALRDRVRRDFGWSDSPDSERTFDDVTATRVFENFRRLASDSA, encoded by the coding sequence ATGATTCTCGTTCTGGCGAACGAAGTGGACCCGGAAGCGGAGTACTTCGTTCACGAACTCGCCGGCTACCTGCCAGACGTCGTCGTCCACGACTACGCCCGCGACGGCGGGCCGCGAACCGTCGCGGGGTTCGACGAACTCGACGGCGTCGACGACGCGTCGGCCGTCGACGGCGTCGTCCTCTCGGGCAGCACCGCCGGCGTCTACGAGTCGGACGCCTACCCGTGGATGGACGACCAGCGCGCGCTGGTCCGCGAACTAGTAGACGAGAAAATCCCGACGCTCGGCGTCTGTTTCGGCCACCAACTCGTCAACGACGCGCTCGGCGGGACCGTCGAACACCGCGGACTCACCACGAAACTCGTCTCGCTGGAGCTCGCGGACGACCCGCTGTTCGCGGGCGTAAACGGAACCGTACCGATGGTCCACGGCGACGTCGTCGTCGACGCGGGGGCGGGGATGGACCCGATAGCCAGCGCCGACTACTATCCACTCGTCGCGACGCGGCACCGCGAGGCGCCGCTGTGGACGACGCAGTTCCACCCGGAGTTCACCGAGGCGCTCCGCGATCGTGTCCGCCGCGACTTCGGCTGGTCCGATTCGCCCGACTCCGAACGCACCTTCGACGACGTGACCGCGACGCGCGTGTTCGAGAACTTCCGCCGACTCGCGAGCGACTCGGCGTAA
- a CDS encoding 50S ribosomal protein L16, with protein sequence MADKPASMYREISKAPYTRREYITGIPGSKIAQHNMGNLQTGPEDYPVKISLRVEEECQIRHGSLESARLSANRLLLKHVGQPNYKMVLRKFPHHVLRENKQATGAGADRVSDGMRQAFGKPVGTAARVQRNDAVFTAYCNPEDAETVKDAFRRAYNKMSPPCRIVVEEGEELLVA encoded by the coding sequence ATGGCAGACAAACCGGCCTCAATGTACCGGGAGATCTCCAAAGCGCCCTACACCCGGCGTGAGTACATCACGGGGATTCCCGGCTCGAAGATCGCACAGCACAACATGGGCAACCTGCAGACCGGTCCCGAAGACTACCCGGTCAAAATCAGCCTTCGCGTCGAGGAGGAGTGCCAGATTCGTCACGGATCGCTCGAATCGGCGCGCCTGTCGGCGAACCGCCTGCTGTTGAAGCACGTCGGCCAGCCGAACTACAAGATGGTGCTCCGCAAGTTCCCCCACCACGTCCTGCGCGAGAACAAGCAGGCGACCGGTGCGGGTGCGGACCGCGTCTCCGACGGGATGCGACAGGCGTTCGGGAAACCGGTCGGCACGGCCGCCCGCGTCCAGCGCAACGACGCCGTGTTCACCGCCTACTGCAACCCCGAGGACGCCGAGACGGTGAAGGACGCGTTCCGCCGCGCCTACAACAAAATGTCGCCGCCGTGCCGCATCGTCGTCGAAGAAGGCGAAGAGTTGCTCGTCGCCTGA
- the nucS gene encoding endonuclease NucS: protein MTDDERVAETGNADTDAETDRRAHAVTLHQPTHREVLWQTEEAFERGDVITLFGRCTVEYDGRAASTLGLGNRLVILKPDGAALVHTDEKRTPVNWQPPGCEHHTAVREGRFRVRSERTTPAETLDVRFEQVHQFSSLSITGGRDLDLQGSEEDLRQHILDDPDLVESGFLPLATERQTSAGPVDIYGEDDDGVAVAVELKRRRVGPSAAGQLQRYVAALRAEFGDGARVRGILVAPSVTDRAAALLEEHGLEFVALDPTTGRPPDANADEE, encoded by the coding sequence ATGACGGACGACGAGCGGGTCGCCGAAACCGGCAACGCCGACACCGACGCCGAAACGGACCGCAGAGCGCACGCGGTGACGCTCCACCAGCCCACCCACCGCGAGGTGCTCTGGCAGACCGAAGAAGCGTTCGAGCGCGGCGACGTGATAACGCTGTTCGGCCGCTGCACCGTCGAGTACGACGGCCGTGCTGCCAGCACGCTCGGTCTCGGCAACCGACTCGTGATTCTCAAACCCGACGGCGCGGCGCTCGTCCACACCGACGAGAAGCGAACGCCGGTCAACTGGCAACCGCCGGGGTGCGAACACCACACGGCGGTCCGGGAGGGGAGGTTCCGGGTCCGGAGCGAGCGGACCACGCCCGCGGAGACGCTCGACGTGCGGTTCGAACAGGTCCACCAGTTCTCGTCGCTCTCTATCACCGGCGGCCGGGACCTCGATCTGCAGGGGAGCGAAGAGGACCTTCGCCAACACATCCTCGACGATCCGGACCTTGTCGAATCCGGCTTTCTTCCGCTGGCGACGGAGCGACAGACGAGCGCCGGCCCGGTCGACATCTACGGCGAGGACGACGACGGGGTGGCGGTCGCCGTGGAGTTGAAGCGGCGGCGGGTCGGCCCCTCGGCAGCCGGCCAACTCCAGCGGTACGTCGCCGCGCTGCGCGCGGAGTTCGGGGACGGGGCGAGGGTTCGTGGGATTCTGGTCGCACCGTCGGTCACCGACCGAGCAGCGGCGCTTCTGGAGGAGCACGGACTGGAGTTCGTCGCGCTCGACCCGACGACGGGACGCCCGCCGGACGCGAACGCGGACGAGGAGTAG
- a CDS encoding cold-shock protein, whose product MAKGTVDFFNDTGGYGFIETEDADDDVFFHMEDVGGPDLEEGQEVEFDIEQAPKGPRATNVTRL is encoded by the coding sequence ATGGCGAAAGGTACGGTTGACTTTTTCAACGACACAGGCGGCTACGGATTCATCGAGACAGAAGATGCGGACGACGACGTGTTCTTCCACATGGAAGACGTCGGCGGCCCGGACCTCGAAGAGGGACAGGAAGTGGAGTTCGACATCGAGCAGGCCCCCAAGGGCCCGCGCGCGACGAACGTCACCCGACTGTAA